A genomic stretch from Methanomassiliicoccales archaeon includes:
- a CDS encoding MoaD/ThiS family protein, with protein MHQRISITIELGRNGQKDTQIVEIEKDSTVEQLLRSFGFVPDECIVLKSRTPIPITETLKDGDRVQIIRVASGG; from the coding sequence ATGCATCAAAGAATATCAATTACGATTGAATTGGGAAGAAATGGGCAAAAGGACACACAAATAGTAGAGATCGAGAAAGATTCGACTGTTGAACAACTGTTGAGGTCTTTTGGATTTGTTCCAGACGAGTGCATCGTTCTCAAATCACGAACCCCAATTCCCATCACTGAGACCTTGAAAGATGGTGATAGAGTCCAAATCATTCGAGTTGCCTCGGGTGGCTGA
- a CDS encoding TldD/PmbA family protein, with translation MVDFEDYLKMVIELASKKGASYAEARFQEDTFESNLLKNGAPEVTSFDTKRGISIRVIVDGAMGFGATNRMNKKDVRNLVIKVVSSAKEASRMRKSKIQFEEATIGKEKFEIRPRIKFESVSTESRIELLKEADAAAIEAARQIGVALPGRYISLDTAITTKIIMTSDGADIRSYIPRVSIDSMLTAFDPQKGYAQRTISLGESSGWEAVERWNLPVRLKNESINLGQTLLHAESFESGRYDVVLGPEVVGIVSHESAGHPAEADRILGREAAQAGETYLNKESVGVKIGSEVVNVVDDPTIPHSFGYYLYDDEGVKARRRYLIKNGRIHEFLHNRETAYEFGTASNASSRSVSYDREPIVRMSNTFVEPGDYSFEELIEEIANGIYIKNFMEWNIDDRRYNQKYVGLEAYKIENGTLAKRVRNPVIEITTPGLWSAVDAVGKDLEFSAATCGKGDPMQGIPVWTGGPHVRLRGIYVGGSA, from the coding sequence ATGGTGGACTTTGAAGATTATTTGAAAATGGTCATTGAACTTGCATCCAAAAAAGGGGCATCTTATGCGGAAGCAAGGTTCCAAGAAGACACTTTTGAATCTAATCTTCTGAAAAACGGTGCACCAGAAGTGACATCCTTCGACACGAAGAGAGGAATTTCGATTCGCGTCATCGTTGATGGTGCCATGGGCTTTGGTGCGACGAACAGGATGAATAAGAAAGATGTCAGAAATCTCGTGATAAAAGTGGTCTCATCCGCCAAAGAAGCCTCAAGAATGCGAAAATCAAAGATTCAATTCGAAGAGGCAACTATAGGAAAAGAAAAATTCGAAATCAGACCGAGAATCAAGTTTGAATCAGTTTCAACGGAATCGAGGATCGAGCTTCTAAAGGAAGCGGATGCTGCTGCAATTGAAGCCGCGCGACAAATCGGCGTAGCTCTACCTGGCAGGTATATTTCATTGGACACCGCAATCACTACAAAGATCATTATGACATCGGATGGAGCAGATATTCGCAGCTACATTCCCCGAGTCTCGATCGATTCGATGCTGACAGCTTTTGACCCGCAGAAAGGTTATGCACAGAGAACCATTTCTCTTGGTGAATCATCTGGCTGGGAAGCGGTCGAACGCTGGAATTTACCAGTTAGACTGAAAAATGAATCGATTAATCTCGGACAAACGCTGTTACACGCCGAGTCTTTTGAAAGCGGACGGTATGATGTTGTTCTCGGCCCTGAGGTTGTAGGCATCGTTAGCCACGAATCTGCGGGTCATCCAGCGGAAGCTGATAGAATTTTGGGAAGAGAAGCGGCGCAAGCGGGTGAAACCTATCTTAACAAGGAGTCAGTTGGCGTCAAGATCGGTTCGGAGGTCGTCAACGTTGTTGATGATCCAACAATACCACACTCTTTTGGATATTATCTCTATGATGACGAAGGCGTTAAAGCGAGAAGAAGGTATCTGATAAAAAATGGCAGAATTCACGAATTCTTGCATAATAGGGAGACGGCTTATGAATTTGGAACGGCCAGCAATGCTTCTTCACGCTCCGTTTCATACGACAGAGAACCGATCGTGCGCATGTCAAATACATTCGTTGAACCTGGCGACTACTCGTTCGAAGAATTGATCGAAGAAATCGCGAATGGGATATATATCAAGAATTTTATGGAATGGAACATCGACGATCGCCGTTACAATCAGAAATATGTTGGCCTGGAAGCTTATAAAATTGAAAACGGTACCCTGGCAAAGAGGGTCAGAAATCCAGTCATCGAAATTACAACACCTGGCTTGTGGTCGGCGGTTGATGCGGTCGGAAAAGATCTCGAATTTTCTGCCGCGACCTGTGGGAAAGGCGATCCGATGCAAGGGATTCCTGTTTGGACAGGTGGACCTCATGTCAGACTGCGAGGCATCTACGTGGGGGGATCAGCGTGA
- a CDS encoding TldD/PmbA family protein: MKDEDICQFVLDLCRNEGATDVVVMVIENEEKMIRFSNNQITVVKNLDETSASIFVQIKERKVGINVYDLSKTKLKAAVKKAVETAVKSQPGDVYAPLPKGPFKYDDRLMNQGKISLDTEELVGNVQEAIDAALREGGKRIAGSLIGRNAHVTIMTSGDVFARANKSTLELSVRAFVNEHASGHSLSIAAKPEDFNPKSAGAEAGTLAKLSMNPIQGNPGEFTAILGPLVFADLASQVGRFASAFYVDAGISFLGDKIDSIVASEIVSISDDPSAAGTYGAFPFDAEGLPTRRTPIVERGILKNYLHNSTTAKKFNTESTANAGLIVPHPFNLIVEPGNSSIEKMINSIDTGLYLTNDWYLRYQNYKTGDFSTIPRDAMFLIRKGEIDKAVRELRISDNILRILKNVRELSRERKWVKWWEVDVPTLTPAALVESVRFTKSTD; this comes from the coding sequence GTGAAAGATGAAGATATCTGCCAATTCGTGCTCGACCTATGTCGAAACGAGGGGGCCACCGACGTTGTGGTTATGGTGATAGAGAATGAAGAAAAGATGATCCGTTTCTCAAACAACCAGATTACGGTTGTAAAGAATCTAGATGAGACTTCTGCAAGCATTTTTGTCCAGATAAAAGAGAGAAAAGTGGGAATAAATGTTTATGATCTTTCAAAGACGAAATTAAAAGCGGCAGTAAAGAAAGCCGTTGAGACTGCGGTCAAAAGCCAGCCTGGTGATGTTTATGCGCCGCTTCCCAAAGGTCCATTCAAGTACGATGATCGATTGATGAACCAGGGGAAGATATCACTCGATACGGAAGAACTCGTGGGTAACGTACAAGAGGCAATCGATGCGGCATTAAGGGAAGGTGGCAAGAGAATTGCTGGCTCTCTTATCGGAAGGAACGCACATGTCACGATCATGACAAGTGGTGACGTGTTCGCGAGAGCGAATAAATCGACTCTTGAACTCTCTGTTAGGGCTTTTGTAAACGAGCATGCCTCTGGACATTCACTGTCAATCGCGGCAAAACCGGAGGATTTCAACCCAAAATCAGCAGGTGCTGAAGCAGGAACATTGGCCAAGCTATCGATGAATCCTATACAAGGCAATCCCGGGGAATTCACCGCGATTCTTGGCCCCTTGGTTTTCGCGGATCTCGCAAGCCAAGTTGGAAGATTCGCATCCGCATTCTATGTAGATGCAGGCATATCGTTTCTCGGCGATAAGATTGATAGTATAGTCGCATCAGAAATTGTCAGCATATCCGATGATCCGTCTGCCGCTGGAACCTATGGCGCATTTCCGTTTGATGCAGAAGGGTTGCCAACTAGACGAACGCCAATCGTAGAAAGAGGTATCCTTAAGAATTACCTGCATAATAGTACGACAGCCAAAAAATTTAATACTGAGAGCACGGCCAATGCGGGTTTAATCGTACCTCATCCCTTCAACTTGATCGTTGAACCAGGTAACTCAAGCATTGAAAAAATGATCAATTCGATCGATACCGGTCTCTACTTGACAAATGATTGGTACCTAAGGTATCAAAATTATAAAACTGGAGACTTCTCGACAATTCCCAGAGATGCCATGTTTCTAATCAGAAAAGGAGAGATCGATAAAGCCGTAAGAGAATTGAGAATCAGTGATAATATTTTGCGAATTCTCAAAAATGTGCGAGAACTGTCGCGCGAAAGAAAATGGGTTAAATGGTGGGAGGTCGACGTGCCGACTCTTACGCCAGCCGCGCTCGTCGAATCAGTCCGTTTTACAAAATCGACCGATTAA